The DNA region AGGGAGGAAAATAAACCAGTTACAGGGCAGGGCTTAATTACAGTCCCCATCTTTGTATGTCAGCTGCTCAGTTCTTCGTGGTGCTGGTAGGGCTTTCCGTTCCTTAAGGACTGATTTCCCTTTGTGGATGACTGAGGCCCCCACCTACCTCCCCCACCCACGATCTCCTAGACTGCTTATTTCTGCCCTCCTGTGGGTTGACATCCCCTCCTCTGCTGATTGTTTCAGCTGCCGAGCTGGTAATGGGTGAATGAACAGACACCAAAGaagccctccaccccccacaaagggagagagaaaatgctgCTTGGAGtagcaggaaggaaggaaggattctCTCTAGTTTAGTTGGTCAAAGTCCCTGGAAACCATGAGGCGTGGATGGGTCTAGAACCAGGAGGAAGAGTGGCTTGTGGTAGATTGTAAGCACCTTGGGACAGgactgtaagaacataagaacagccataatgggtcagaccaaaggtccatccagcccagtatcctgacttccggcagtgaccaatgccagctgccccagagggaatgaacagaacaggactggCAGTTTGTTCTGTTtatgcagcgcctagcacagaaAGGTCCTGGCCCATGGCTGGCGTTCCTAGGTGCTACGGAGACACAAATAATAAGAGGTGGGGGCAGCAGCTTGGCACACCCCAGCTTGAGAACGACTAGCGTAGACTGGAGTTTGATAACAGTGTGCCATGCTGAAGCCTTTAGGGCACTTGTTGTCCTTACCTGCCTTCCCCATGTGTaagccccttcgttttcagtttaaagCGATTTTTATCTGTGCTTTACAGAAagtattcttttttctttctgattttcaccctacttttgtatcttTTAAGTATAAAAAATAACTGGTTTTATTAGGAacatacaatacattgcatgagatatctgtattacgataatacattagtctgtgtgtatacacaaagctgcctgttgaaatGAGGCTCTGTATTAGTCtggaagatacacacaataaacaggcccgcacgcaagctctgaagtgcgtgcgtatctgaatgtactgatgaatctcacacccgccatgtacacatttcaagctgttagcagataacggtttaaagatttgacacactaaaatgggaagaaaatgaaaatctgtctcagaatacatttcagaacacaaggaagttttcaaaagttaaaaaaaaaacaaaaatgggaaaagaatgaagttgagtgtatgcgctgcaaattgtgtggcccaattattaaatgtaaatatttataggctaatagtacacgtctggtctacactacaaacttaggtgGACATAAGCCACATTAAGTGGATCTAATAATGTACgtgtctacactaccgagtcCCTTCCGCCCAcctaagtggcctgtaaagtcgacttctgtactccacctccatgagaggcgtagtGCTTGATTTGACATCCACACGTCGAcatggggatagtgtagacaaggcattgTGTAATTCAAATTAATTGGCagccaggaggtgtcccacagtgctccgcTGTGACCACTgtggagagcactttcaactccactgcacgtTACACAGGAAACAGTCACTCCCCTgttaaagccccgggaacttttgaatgttcatttcctgtttgatcagtgtggagagctcgccagcccagctgatcatggagactcaaggcCCCAAACacgctccagcatggagcacacaggaggtggtggatcttatcgctgtgtggggagaagagtccatggaggcagagctccgatccagcagaagaaacgctgacatctatgccaagatCACGCGGGGCATgtgggagaagggctacaccagggacaggCAGCAGTACCGTGTGAAAATAAAGGACCTTCGGCAAGCAtgccagaagacaagggaggcgaacagccgttctggttctgccccacagacatgccacttctatgaggAGCTGTATGCGATTCTCGGCAACGACCCCATCACTACCCCAAAACGCCCCGTGGAGACCTCCTGGGCGACCTCAAGCAACAacgaggaggacattgttgatgaggaggagaatgtgaggcAGGCAAGCAGAGGATCCATTCTCTCCGACAGCCAAGAAttgtttttaaccctggagcccaaCCCTACACAGGACCAGTTGGCGGTGGAGTGTGATGCTGGGAAAGGCATCTCTGGTGAGACCACATTTCCAgtcaaactgtaggggttacatgctattatattttatgtttaatctgaacaaaaacGTAGGTGTAATGGGTATTGATGGCCACTCCAGCTACGCAGAGGGTGCTCCCTGAAACAGACTGTTTATGTGCATGGGGATGGcccgggaatcctccatggagatctccaGGAAGCTTTCATAGAGGTAccctgcaatcctttgcagaaggtttctgggagggGCTGCCTTTTTTTGTTCACCCCAGTAGGACGCTTTCCCGTGCCATTCCAGTATTCACTCTGATGGCATCATTGCAACACAGAGCATTGCAGCATAtggaccaggtctgtacccagacgtttgcagcatctgctcccttgctgcctctgttaccctcaggagagtgatattgcaTAGGGTCACCTATGGGAAACAAGGGAAGCTTTCAATGCTAGCCCTTAAACCGCAAATAATTCAGCAAGTAATCCACACCGTTTGGTGAAATATGGGTCACACCACCACACTTTCCCAAACGTGCCGTGGTTGTGATTGGAAGGGATCACCGTGTATCACAAGCAGAATTGGGGCGGAAAAAGGAAGGGGGTAGGGGTGGCAGCTTCTtgtttgtctcccttcccccctcaacCGGGTGCTGCttttgtaaaaaaaccaaactattTGGGGCGGCTTTACCctggtgcctgtcctcaagcaccatccaggttGCTAAGGGAAAGGGGGCTTTTCTCAAGTTCCAACCTGTGATTCCAAGGATATCTTCACAAAAGCAGTAGCACAAAGCCTCTCGCCCGTGCCTCGTGGTCTTACTCACCCTAGCTGGAGCAGCGAACCAACACTTGCAATAGCCAGCGGTTGCAATTACGTTGTGGCTTGCAGTGAAGTGCATTGAGGGgtggttttttatttaaaaacaaaaccaaaaaagtttACCTTGCACCAGAAACTATGTAAGCACCGTCAatgctacccttgtgctttgcAGCAGAAACCTAGTCTGTTGGCACATCCTCCACActgggacagagactttcccagattagaaggcggaaaaaaacTCAGGAGGACGTGTTCAATGTGTTAACGCGCGCCTCTGAGAGTGAGAAGATGGCACTTAGAGCATGGAGGGTTGCACTGTCCGAGAACATGGAGCTGGACAGGGAGGACAGGAGAGGatgcaggaagagatgctgcGGATTATGAATGAGCAGTCAGACATGTTGAGGCGTCTGGTTGAGGTTCATGAAAGGCAGCTGGATGCAAGAGTCCTGCTGCAGCCaatgctgaacctgctgccatcatcgcccagttctacatcctcctcccccaaaagtcctattaggtgtgtgtgtggggggggacggggacgggacaGGGTGTGTTCTGTATCTCTTGCACTCAACACCAgagggtacaaggaccagaaggtgCCCATTCCTACACCTTTAATTGTTATTGCAGTGCATCTGTAAGCAAGctttccttgtttctccccccacagtgttatcagcccttttgccccCAGGTTATCTTTGCTGTCTCTATGTGCTTGTGTGCATAATAAAACTTAACAGATggaggagaaaaggctctttattcattcaacacATGATGGTTGGTGAGGGTGCAGTTTACAGGGGAGAAAATGCAAGGAAGGGGACAGCTTGGTAGGGAACAACACAGATAAGTGTCACATTACTCTGGCTCATTgctgaaactagttttcaaagcctcttgGAGACACAGAGCTCCTCAATGTGTTCTTATTGCGCTGgtttctggctgttcaaaattggctcAGGTGATCTgtctcaacccccccaccccagcggaaacttttctccctttgtttcacagatattgtggagcagacagcaataacaatggggatactgctttcactgaggtctaacctagtaagcaaacagcaccagcgaccttttaaacgtccaaaggtacattccaccaccattctgcacttgctcagcctatggtaGAACTGGTCCTTACTGCTGTTCAGGTTGCTGAACAGTACAGTACAGCAGTACAGCTTTGTGAGCCATGGAAGCAAGGAgcaggctgggtctcccaggatcacgattggcatttcaacatcaccaatggttatttttcagtctggaaagaaagtccctgcttgcagctttctgaacagacctgtgttcccatgttgatgtcggtgaaacagcCCCTGTGATCCACTAGCGCTTGCAATACCCTCGAGAAGTACCCCTTttagtttatgtactctttggcaaggtggtctggtgccaagatagggatatgcattctattgccccaccgcagttagggaaccccagcgagacaaaaccatccactatgtcctgcacgttgcccagaATCACTACCCTTCTTAGAAGAAGTctgttaatggccctgcaaacttggatcacaacagatcccaTGTTAGATTTACTCACTCCAAATTGGTTCCCCACTGACTGGAAGCTTGCAAGGCCAGACTGCTACcccagagctatcgccactcgcttctccgcTGTCAGAGCAGCTTTTATTTTACTATTGCTGCACTTCAGGGCCGGGGAACGCTCTTCACCcggttcctggaaagtggccttacgcattcaaaagttctgcagccagtgctcgtcatcccatagctgcataacgatgcagtcccaccagtcagtgctcgtttcccaggcccagaaatgGTGCTCAACAGTGTCAAGGTGATGCTTGACTGTCACCAGCAACTGTGAATTGCTTTGCTCTGTGTCTTCCAGCAGGGTGGCATCACATTGTGCCATGTGGCAGCTCTTGTATCAGCtgtgtaaatactgcaggataaggcgcGAGATGTTTGTAATGCTCAGAACAACGGAGTACAGCTCAGCGGGGTCCATGTTTCTCGTGCTTTGGCGTCCACGCAGCTAACCCAGCCTTATGAAAAAGGCTCGATtgtttgctattgatttcagggagggagggaggtaagtgTGTCACGGGAGGTTAACGCCCTGTTCCCCTAACCACCCGtgccaatgttttggtcccataaggcattgcaagcccaacccaaaattccCCTTGGCTACATGCCCtgagggatagctacccacagtgcactgctccgggCGTTGATGCAggccctgctagtgaggatgcactccgccgccACAATGAGCATGGTGTGGACAAGCAAGATCGACTTGCTTCAGTCGGAGGCTTAATGTCGACTTCCATAAAGTCAActtaactttctagtgtagacatggcctaagtctactgcagtaaactgtttattcaaatgaaaagttttagttgggggttagAGAAATACTGTTTTCTTAAACACAGAGGTGGCAAACCACATtgatgaacagaattcaaagccttaatctaaaataaaccccaatatttacccagaaaaaattattaatatttttttgcCCCGATTTTCACCTGTTTTATAATAAACACTGATCCATTCccgagaaaaattaaaaaaaataaaaacggaAAATGAAGGGCCCTACCCATGTGCTAGGCCTTGTTCAGAGATGAAGGCAAATatcctgtcctgtagcaggtatCCGGCTGGCACCTGGCTTCCCTTGCCGCCAGACAAGGGCACGGTGCTGATGGCCTCTTGTTGCCTAAGTTTAAACCTGTTCTGGAGCCTTGAAACAACTGCTGTCCCTAGTGAGTTCGGGGCTGGCCTCACTGGACTCTGACGGTCTCTAACCATAGAAGAGGCACAGCAGAGTCTGGgaagcttcccctccccacacctcaaCGTTGGCTGGGATAGCCCAGCTCGGGTCAGCCTCCGCCCGCACTTAGCCCTTCTGCTGAGTGAGCCGTTGTGAACACGCTTGAGGCCGTGGGGACATCCGCCGGCCCAGAGACTCGCCAGGTTGACATCCCGCCGGTTACCAAAAGTGACGTTGGCTCTGACGGCAGACGAGGTCGGAGTTAGAAGCAATGATGAACTTCGTGATTTATTAGCACTCGCTATGCTCGGTAGAACCCTGTCCTGGCAGCTGGATGTGCCAGCGGAGGGTTGTGGTGCCCGGAGGAGAGCTGCAGCTACGAGCGGGTCTTTAAGGTTGTGTGCGGAAATAAGCAGTTCTGGGCCCAGTGGCCTCAGCAATCTGGCCGCCAGGTTTGAAGCGACTTGAGCCAAGGTGTCTCGAGCAGAATAGATATTCTGCGGGCCCTGGGTTCCTCACGATCCACCCCTATGGCTTTTAGAGCACAGTGGTGGGGGCAAGCTTCAGCTTTAGTGGAATGTGTCACTGGGAAGTAGAGAACAGATGGCTtagggcagaggtccccaaagtgtggggcgCCGCACAGCTGGGGACCAGGCCAGGCCCCatgggggggcgggaagggagtgccacccaggtccactcctggccccggccccagctgctggctcctGCTGCCAGCCCCGTGCCCAGTGTCCCCCCTAATAGCGCTGCACCCAGGGCTCTGcgcccagcctcggcccccttacccctgtccacgtacccccttcccagagccgtgaccctgctcctggccccagctccctgaTCCTCGtcgggtgggaggcactggggtgggggagagggaggagctgattgATGGGGCCCACCGgtgggggctgagcacccactatgTTTTCCccgtgctccagccccggagcacccatggagtcagtgcctatgcccgAAGCCTTATTATGAGCTGCCACATCGCCCGGTGCCTTTCCCTAGTGGACATAGCTGCAGTGGGAGGTGGGGACCGGGCTGCGTTTTCACCAGGCTGATCTCATTGCTTTCCGTCTCCTCTGCAGATCACGCTGATCTTTAAGAGTTATCAGGGCTGCACGGAGCAGAAGGTTTATCAGGCGACCACAGAGGACCTACCGCTGGCGTTCAGTGATGGCACAAGAACCGGAGGGTGGCAGGAGGGAGCCAGCAGCCTGCGCATCCTGGAGAAGCCGGACGCCGGCCAGGTGGAAATCCAGGCCAACTACATTGGCAGCACCGTCATCATCCGCCAAGTGGGCCGCTACCTCACCTTCGCCATCCGTGTGCCGGAGGAGACCCTGAACCTCTCGGAGGAGAGCGTCGGCCTCCAGCTCTGTCTGCATGGCTGCCCGAAGAACGAGCTGATCCAGGAGCACAGGCTGAGCCTGGCGAGCTCTAGCCCGCTCTGGCCCAGCTCCCGACGGGCCTACACGGTGGAGATGGCCACCGAGCAGTGTCGCCACATCCTGCAGGTGGAGGACGTGTATTTCCAGTCCTGCGTCTTTGACCTGCTCACCACGGGGGACCCTGAGTTCTCCATGGCTGCTTACGGGGCCTTGGAAGACTTGAAGGCGCTGTACCCCAGCAGACTCAAGTTGCATACTGTGTCCAAGGCTATTAACGTGGCCACTGGTGCTCCGGGGCCTGGGCAGCCCGCTGCCTCGTTAGTCTGGTGCGGTCTTGCCTTCCTAAAGCTGCTCTGGTGCTGCTAATGAGTGTGGATCTTTTGCCAATATTGGGCCCCAGTATAGGAAGAGAGAAGCCCCTGGCACCTCCCAGCCTTGGAGCAGAGTGGAGGGTCCAAATTCTCCTCCCACCAAGCCGGCCTGCTTGGTCCAGCTGACTCCCACTCTCCGTTGCTAACTGAAGGTGAAGTGCGGCTTGCTCAGATATTCTGGTCCCCACTGAAGCCCATAAGCCACAGCTGCCCCCCCTTCCTTGTGAGCAAGAGTTGGGGACCAGCATTGGCTCTTGCTTTGCCAGGGCTGCTGCTTAGGAGGTTGGCCAGACTCTCAACTGGCCAGCTCCGAGGGAAATGCTGCCCCCATCCATAGCACCTGCTTACCGACCCCTTCTCCGTCACTGATGTGCGAGCAGAAGGCCCctcattccttccccaccccgtcCTCCAGATAGAACCTCCTCCAGCTTTCCCTACTGCTGGCCCTTCGAGGGATTTCTCTGCCATCTCATGGCTGCCGTGCTCCTTGGTTGACCCCATGCTGACTTGGTGTTCTTACCAAGCGCTCAGCTTCCCTGTGCCATGATGAGCAAATTGGGCGGGGATACTACACGGCTGGGGCTGTTACTGGAAGTGACCCCTTGTTTCCTCTGCGCTCCAAATCCAGAGCCATGGCTGTAGAAACAAAGCAAACTAAGAAGCCCTCTCTGCAGGTAGCCACGTGCCTCAGGAAACTACGCCCTGAAACCTGGCTGCTTTCCAGTGCCCCTGAGGAAAGCTGCCGGTTGGGgtaggaaggggcagggggaactCTCGCGCTGTTCCTCCCGCAGAACTGTCTAGCCTGTGAAATGGTCACGATGGCTCATGCCCGtagcctgctccaccccagacacACGCTCCGTGGCTTCAGCTAGCCCAAGCCCAGATAGAGCCTTTGTGGATTTGGGAGCTGCTGACCCTGAAGAAGCAGCTTCTCTTATTATCACTGCTAAGATGTGTAGATTTGTGCTCTCCAGCCTGTAAATGTCTGTACAACTGGTGTTCCTCCACGCAGCTGTTCTTTGTGGACTTCATAAACCTCCCCCCAACCAGCTGTTAATAGCATTTTAACCTCAATTGTCATTAAACCGCTGTTTTTTAAAGGGTCAGTGGTCTCTTGCCTGTATGCAGGGAAGGAGTCAAATGGCCTGAGCCTGCAGCCTGATCCCCGATGTGCTCAGGTACAAGGGCTGCTGGTCCTGCAATATAAAGGCATAGATGTAATGCCCTCTGCAACAAATGGCATGAGAAGAAAGGCAGAGTGAGAGCTTCCCTTCTCAGCAGGAAGCAGCCTCCACGCTTGGAGCCTGGTCATTCATCGGAGGCCTTCACCAGCCCCTAGCCCAGTTTTCCCCTCTGCTGCCATGTCACTCTGTACCCTGCAGCGTGATCTAGGCCAGGCTAAGCAGGTGCCCGGGCTCAAGCTGCATTTTTGCAACATGCCTGAAGTAGCTCTGCACAAGCGGGTGGACCAAAAAGAGCAGCGGTGGCGAGAGGGGCTGCCCGCCCTGTGTCCGTACCTATGGTCTCTGGCAGGATCCGATGGGGGGGTGGCCCCCCCTGCCACTGCACTGGGCTCTCCCTTGCTACCCCACCTCCAGCCGAGGGTAGCAAAACGTTTTGCTAGGTGAGCTGGTCTTGGAATGAATGCTGCAGCAGGCAGCGTGTTGCTTGCACGTTCTTGCCTCCccttgcagccccttttcctcTGTCCTAGGCCGGTGGCTGCAGCCCTAGAGCTGTGCCCGTGTTGATGTGTGAGGACATCTTGCCCGAGCCAGTGGGTGGAGTATTGTACCAGGCTGCATGGTAGGGCTCcagtctcccctctccctccctcccgccctccCTTTTCACCGGGATTCTATTCAGCTGCTCACTGTCAATGGCGAAACCGCCCAGGACTAGAACATGCAAGAGCACGGCTGGGGCTTGACCCGGCCAGTATGGGACAAGCGTCCAGCCACTCTCGGCAATAATTCTTTGCCTAAGGACCTCCAAAGTGCTTCATACGCAATCCTCAGTCTCCCCTATGAGCTCCGTGACGGTTGCAGTAAACAAAGGCATGTAGATGTGAGATAACTGACCGATGCaacagtggtggattagccactgggccaacagagccaggggccctgggcaattgggGGGGCCCTGGAAAAACTGGCACCCCTATGCCTcgaccctgctccctcctcccatctggctctcctgctggggagcaggatcagggcaCGGGGGCTTGCCCCTCTCCGCCCAcccacctggtgctcctgccCCAACCATGCACCCCGGCAGGAGTGCCGAGTCtaggggggggggcgcagggcaAGCCCCTAcgccctgaccccatttccctggcaggagcatggcggggcggggggcgggaatgggactgcagacagaaggggtagggagggggtcccacttgctctggcccagggccccacaaaactgtAATCATCCTTTGAGTGCATCACACGGCGATTGGAAAAACGGTCTCCATACTGTTGCTTTTGCTGTTTAAACATAAACTAGAACAATAAGTGCACATAGGAAGCCTCGGCCAGGAGCACCATGACTTTGAGGGGAAAACATTAAAAGTTAGCCTTATAGAGCCCTTATTTTCCCATCATCCTTTGCTTTCCTTGCACACCTTTCATTTgagtatctcaaagcactttataaacaagGCCTGCCTGGAAAATAAATGTCAACTCCATTTTCAGAAGAGGAAATTGAAACAAACATGCAACACACCGGGCTGAGCTAATAGCGAACACAAGATCCTGCTGCCCTGGTCTGACCACAGGCCCGCTTACCTTACGCTACAGATCAGAGGAGGGTTGaaattgcttttttcccctctctctctctctctctctctcttgccatgCTCAGATATTCTGGTCTAAGTTAATAGATGGGCCATCTTCGAGTTTGAGTCCTAAAGGGCTGGTCCATTTTATGTACAGAACTGCTCTGGGAAATAatcacagttaaaaataaaacagccttACTTTGTAACTAACAAATTAAATGAGTGAGAGAAGACAGTGGCTTAAAGAACAGCCCATTAGCCTTTTAGCTGATGTAGCTAATTGTGTAGGTCACTGAGCCTGGCCCGGTTCTGCTTCACTGGGGCATGTGTGATGCGGTTGGGTTTCAGAGGCAGTTCAGGTCCTTTTCTCCATGTCCCCAGCTCTGAAACACAAATGCTGCCACTCCCGGTCCTCCAGCATTCACCGGGGCTGGGGGCACCAATACAGTGAGAGGtgctggggcagcatgcagacaTTATGGGGATGGTGCCATCGAACATCCTAGAGAGCTACTGCCCTTTAGGGATGCCTGTTTATAAGGAAATTTGCTGGCATACAGCCCAAGTTGGACCCTACTTTCTGTTCGTTTCCAATTCTCCAGGTCTTGCTGAATAGAGAGGGACCTTAAGTACATGCTTGACTGTAGCCGGGTGCTTAAGGGTATCGTGCCCCTGCAGCTGGCTGACGTAAAACCCAGCTTGGGGCAACACACATGCGCTAGCTTTGATCAAGTgagtgtgctaaaaacagcagagtGGCCTGGTGGCTTGGGCAAGCAGCTCAAGTATGAGCCTGTTTGAGGTCCTAGGTAGGTGCTTTGGTGGCTTGCCCAcatcacaacactcctgctgccATGGCCATGCTGCTAtctttagtgcactagctcaattAAAGCTAACGTGGGTACATCTACCTGAGCTGAGGGAATcacatctcccagctgcagtgcagatgtatCCCAACTGATTTGCTgcatagggatggacttaagcctGTATTTAAATGCTTTATTAATCTGGTGCCATCCTGTCTGTCGTCAAACCATTTGGACACAACCAACAGCCAAAAACCAGTTACTTAACAAGTAAaacttttattaaataaatttcaGATTCTTTCAACCAGAGCGAGGAGTTTGACATTAAGACATAGCTTGAATCTCACCTGCAACACCGGATCGGTCACATTGGTAACTGTGAGGGAAGAAACTGATCTTAGACACTTAGTTCAAACCAGCTCAACCTAAAATTTccaaagtccttttttttttttttccgttttgttgtttgttggtaattttttttgttcaaaatttgaTTAAAGTTCAAACTTCATGAAATCACTTGTAGCAGAAATAAAGAACATCGTACAAATCACGTACATAATAGATGTTAAGTATAAAAATGGTATTTACAATCAGTAAACATGGACGATAGAAACGCACAAGCTTTCAACACTTCATCCTTTCTCTCATGTGCTCTCAGAATCAGACAGCGCGGGTTGGTGAAGAGCCACAAACGTACCTTCTTAAAGAGCATGGGGAACACCGGCACATGGGAATCTGGAGAATGACGACAGATTATAAAGGTCCCAAGAGAAACTTAGTCCTCAGAGCTCTCCTCTAAAACTGCTACATCGGTCTTTCCCCACCAACCCTCTGCTGATGTTGTTTAAacacacgcagacacacacaaacacacgcagACACGCACAGGAATGTTCTTCGCACATTATCAAACTCTGGAATAGTTGTTcagaagttgtttttttcttttgcttaaacTTATTTTGGTAGAACCTTAAAGGGACTGTTTCAAGTTGTTAAATGGATGCTGCTTGTCCGTACGATCCCTACTTTAGGGGAGCTCCAATTAACCAAACTCGGACCTGGGTTCTGTGCTTAAgtgtatctatatctatatctatatctatctatatatgcTGCATACTGTATAATTTGTCCttggatggtggggggggggaatgctgaaaaaaacaaaacaacctcttTTACAATGTTATCCTCCGTGCATTTGCTCTGAAAAGCCTTGCGGAGGGGCTAAGAGGTCATCAACTGGAGTAAACATCATCGCCAATGGAATGTTTGGTTTGGAAATGCTAACGCTTGATAAACAGCTCTATGTTCTAGCCGGAACGTGGAGGCCATTTCAGGCTTCCATCTCTCTGCTGTAGGATTACAGCGCTCGCCTTTGATAGGTTGGGAAAATTCCCTGTTGCCATGGAGAACGATGAAAGTCAAGGGTTCTTTGCTGAGCACGGGGAAGGTCTGCTGTTGCCGGAGATGAAGGGTAAAGGTAGCTTATTTCCCATTCCAGGAGTGCTCAAGACGGGCTTCAGAGCCAAATTCCAGTGGCCTGGTCTGCAGAAGCCCTCTAAGGAGTAAGACTGAGAGCTCTCAATATCCTTAACCAAGCTGGTGCTAAGGTTGATGGGTGAGTGAATCTTGAGTTGGCCTTGCCCCATTCCTGGAGGTATATAGTTCGCTCTCTCCTCACCGCTTGCTAATACCAAGTGGAGAGAGGATCTCCCCGTGGCCACATTCTCTGACAGTGTCCAGGCCCTTGTGCAGTCCCCGTAGAGGAGGCGCTGTCCCAGCAGTAACCCTAACCCCTCTGGAGGTGAGGAGGAGGGAGTCTCTGAATGGAAAAGTTTGGTCCTGTGATTtacgttaaaaaaaaatagagactgtatatatatatatatattatatatatatttatatttatatatgaaaGGGTGAAAGCCAAAATCCCGTGAGTTGCTGTGGTGACCTAGAGACGCAACAATTGTGTTTTCTTGGTCCACGGCACTCCACGCCTATCCCGAGCAGAAGGCAGCCTGGTCCCCAGGAGTGTCTACTTCtctggccccttcctcccccagtaatggtggtggcggcagcagcTGGGCCGATGTCAAGCCTTCCAAAGTGTCTCTTCTCTTCGGAGCATCACGTTTTCGGGGTAGGGGGCGGGGTGGGACGGAAAGGGGCGGTGTCAAAAGAGT from Eretmochelys imbricata isolate rEreImb1 chromosome 25, rEreImb1.hap1, whole genome shotgun sequence includes:
- the LOC144280072 gene encoding repulsive guidance molecule A-like, with product MVMGPGSLPPAAVERLRGPRRRPLLSMVLLVSVCLAPPAAVRCQQCRIQRCNADYVASTSPNHALPEETPLDVDYCIALRAYSVCTRKTAKSCRGDLVYHSAVFRIKELFTQYNCSSDGPTSSANAPGTPDPLVSELCSYESRSGFQKKFAHCGLFGDPHLRTFKDEFQTCKVEGAWPLIDNQYLSVQVTNVPVVLGSSATATSKITLIFKSYQGCTEQKVYQATTEDLPLAFSDGTRTGGWQEGASSLRILEKPDAGQVEIQANYIGSTVIIRQVGRYLTFAIRVPEETLNLSEESVGLQLCLHGCPKNELIQEHRLSLASSSPLWPSSRRAYTVEMATEQCRHILQVEDVYFQSCVFDLLTTGDPEFSMAAYGALEDLKALYPSRLKLHTVSKAINVATGAPGPGQPAASLVWCGLAFLKLLWCC